The following are encoded together in the Rhodospirillaceae bacterium genome:
- the nrdR gene encoding transcriptional repressor NrdR codes for MRCPFCHHDDTQVKDSRPTEDNSAIRRRRFCLACGSRFTTFERVQLRELTVVKSNGEKVPFDRDKVARSLSIALRKRPVDEDRIERIVNSIQRRLETLGESEIATRVVGEMIMDQLADLDQVAYVRFASVYRNFREAKDFGEFVGKLDGDED; via the coding sequence ATGCGCTGTCCTTTTTGTCACCACGACGATACTCAGGTTAAAGATTCGCGCCCGACCGAAGATAATTCGGCCATTCGGCGGCGGCGGTTCTGCTTGGCGTGCGGGTCCAGATTTACCACGTTCGAACGGGTACAACTGCGTGAACTGACCGTGGTTAAGAGTAATGGCGAGAAGGTCCCCTTTGATCGAGATAAAGTCGCGCGCTCGTTGAGTATCGCGCTTCGCAAACGCCCCGTAGATGAAGACCGAATTGAACGGATCGTCAACAGCATCCAGCGACGTCTGGAAACCTTGGGTGAAAGTGAAATTGCCACCCGCGTCGTCGGGGAAATGATTATGGATCAACTGGCCGATCTTGATCAGGTTGCCTATGTCCGCTTTGCCTCGGTTTATCGTAACTTCCGTGAAGCCAAAGATTTTGGTGAGTTCGTGGGTAAGCTGGACGGCGATGAAGATTGA
- a CDS encoding riboflavin synthase, which yields MFTGIISDLGTVRTVVDGGDMRLEILTTYNTDSIEMGASICCSGCCLTVIEKGQDWFAVQVSGESLAKTVLGAWAEGTRVNLERALKMGDELGGHIVSGHIDGVGEVLSVTEDGESQRISFKAPDPLKRFIAEKGSITVDGVSLTVNDVRDAEFDVNVIPHTQQVTTLGGLGTGDNVNLEIDMLSRYVARQLEK from the coding sequence ATGTTTACAGGAATAATTTCTGATCTAGGTACCGTACGCACCGTTGTCGATGGCGGCGATATGCGGCTGGAAATATTGACGACGTATAACACCGATTCCATAGAAATGGGGGCCTCTATCTGTTGCTCAGGCTGTTGCCTGACAGTGATTGAGAAAGGCCAGGACTGGTTTGCGGTTCAGGTCTCAGGTGAAAGCCTCGCCAAAACAGTGCTTGGCGCATGGGCCGAGGGGACACGGGTTAACTTGGAACGAGCCCTAAAAATGGGTGATGAACTGGGGGGGCATATCGTGTCTGGCCATATCGATGGAGTTGGAGAGGTGTTATCTGTTACGGAAGATGGCGAGTCACAGCGTATCTCATTTAAAGCACCTGACCCGTTGAAGCGATTTATCGCTGAAAAAGGTTCGATAACAGTTGATGGGGTTTCGTTAACCGTCAACGACGTGCGTGACGCAGAATTCGATGTGAACGTAATTCCTCACACCCAACAAGTAACGACGCTAGGTGGGCTTGGCACGGGCGACAATGTAAACCTGGAAATAGATATGCTCTCCAGGTATGTTGCGCGCCAACTTGAAAAATGA
- a CDS encoding 6,7-dimethyl-8-ribityllumazine synthase produces the protein MAETSKILIVDSPYYQDITDHLVSGAADALKDEGYAWDRISVPGVFEVPAAIALAAKSRENFSGFVALGCVIRGETDHYDHICREASRALMNLSVQTGLAIGFGILTCENMDQALARADVNQGNKGRDAAEACLRMVDLKSRFRG, from the coding sequence ATGGCGGAAACCTCCAAAATTCTGATTGTTGATTCGCCGTATTATCAGGATATCACCGACCATTTGGTATCAGGTGCAGCAGATGCGCTAAAAGACGAAGGATATGCCTGGGATCGGATTTCTGTCCCTGGTGTTTTTGAAGTTCCCGCGGCCATCGCCTTGGCCGCAAAGTCTCGCGAAAACTTTTCTGGGTTTGTCGCCCTGGGCTGCGTGATCCGGGGCGAGACCGACCATTACGACCATATCTGCCGAGAAGCGAGCCGCGCCTTAATGAATCTTTCAGTTCAGACGGGACTGGCGATTGGATTTGGAATTTTGACCTGTGAGAATATGGATCAAGCCCTTGCCAGAGCCGACGTAAATCAAGGCAACAAGGGCCGAGATGCGGCCGAAGCATGTCTTCGAATGGTTGATCTTAAATCTCGGTTCAGAGGGTAG
- the nusB gene encoding transcription antitermination factor NusB → MSDDAPNRSSSRLVAVQLLYEMDVSGVGPNQVLKEFLLDRWKPPVADIEEDGELAPVDEEYLSKLVAGIWDTTEELNQLLEPILSPAHSMDRVETLVKLILQLGAYELQNCKFVPARVVINEYMNVANAFFAENEPKLINGVLDKLAQELRTKEMAAGGTAPDDTE, encoded by the coding sequence ATGTCGGATGATGCCCCCAACCGAAGTTCTTCACGTCTTGTTGCGGTGCAGCTTCTCTATGAAATGGATGTCTCCGGCGTAGGCCCGAACCAGGTTTTAAAAGAGTTCCTACTCGACCGTTGGAAGCCACCCGTCGCCGATATTGAAGAAGATGGCGAGTTGGCCCCAGTTGATGAGGAATATCTAAGCAAGCTGGTTGCTGGAATCTGGGACACGACAGAAGAACTCAATCAACTGCTAGAACCCATTCTTTCTCCTGCTCATAGCATGGACCGGGTGGAAACTTTGGTGAAGTTGATCTTACAATTAGGGGCCTACGAGCTTCAAAATTGTAAATTTGTGCCGGCACGAGTGGTAATTAATGAATACATGAACGTAGCGAATGCCTTTTTTGCTGAAAATGAACCGAAGTTAATCAACGGCGTACTTGATAAGTTGGCGCAGGAACTGCGCACAAAGGAAATGGCAGCGGGGGGAACCGCGCCCGATGACACAGAGTGA
- the ribB gene encoding 3,4-dihydroxy-2-butanone-4-phosphate synthase — MPYKDQLSSIEDIIEDARNGRMFILVDDEERENEGDLVIPGQMATPDAINFMAKYGRGLICLSLDNKRVEELNLPLMARANESRHQTAFTVSIEAREGVSTGISASDRARTISVAIDPDKGIDDIVTPGHVFPLAARDGGVLVRAGHTEAAIDISRLAGLNPTGVICEIMNEDGTMARMPDLVAFAQLHGLKIATIADLIAYRLRHDRVVERKLETEFDSVYGGTFKMYVYVNESPYAEHIALVKGDVGNGGNPTLVRMHGVNILPDILGESGSHRADELHTAMKMIDEEGCGVIVLLREPSPTNLSDRVQASIDNGGKRPSDLRDYGVGAQILLDLGVKEMILLSNIKRTIVGLDGYGLSVIDQRSIPTEKK; from the coding sequence GTGCCGTATAAGGATCAACTCTCGTCCATCGAAGACATTATAGAAGACGCCCGAAACGGCCGCATGTTCATCCTCGTCGATGATGAGGAACGTGAAAACGAAGGCGACCTCGTAATTCCGGGTCAAATGGCGACACCCGACGCGATCAATTTCATGGCTAAATATGGCCGCGGATTGATTTGTTTGTCTTTGGATAATAAGCGGGTCGAAGAATTAAATCTGCCTCTGATGGCCAGAGCCAACGAATCCCGTCACCAAACAGCGTTCACCGTTTCCATCGAAGCACGCGAGGGTGTTTCCACCGGAATTTCAGCATCGGATCGGGCACGAACGATCTCTGTCGCGATTGATCCTGATAAAGGGATTGATGATATCGTGACGCCGGGGCACGTGTTTCCCTTGGCAGCTCGGGATGGCGGTGTCCTGGTACGCGCCGGTCACACGGAAGCTGCGATTGATATCTCAAGGCTGGCGGGGCTAAACCCAACGGGTGTGATCTGCGAAATCATGAACGAAGATGGCACCATGGCGCGGATGCCGGATTTGGTCGCCTTTGCACAATTGCACGGACTTAAAATCGCCACCATCGCCGATCTGATCGCCTATCGCTTACGTCATGATCGGGTGGTCGAACGGAAGTTGGAAACTGAGTTCGACAGTGTCTATGGCGGTACCTTCAAAATGTACGTTTACGTCAACGAGAGCCCTTATGCCGAACACATCGCCCTGGTTAAAGGAGATGTCGGAAACGGTGGAAACCCAACCCTTGTACGGATGCATGGGGTGAACATTCTGCCGGATATCCTAGGCGAAAGCGGTTCCCACCGGGCCGACGAACTCCACACCGCCATGAAGATGATTGATGAAGAAGGCTGCGGCGTCATTGTTCTGCTGCGTGAACCGTCACCGACAAACTTGTCTGACAGAGTCCAGGCGAGCATTGATAATGGTGGTAAGCGCCCGTCAGATCTCCGCGATTATGGGGTTGGCGCGCAGATATTGTTGGACCTTGGCGTTAAGGAGATGATTTTACTGTCTAACATTAAAAGAACCATCGTTGGGTTAGACGGCTATGGCCTGAGTGTTATTGATCAGCGTTCCATTCCAACGGAAAAAAAATAG
- a CDS encoding MucR family transcriptional regulator yields the protein MGLKPEKSAEIDPGDVLRLSTEIVSSYVSKNQVAREDLKDLILNVVQALTSVAGGSTVDVRSTQPPPVSIRKSVTPDYIICLEDGKKLKMLKRHLRTYFNLTPEAYRAKWGLSPDYPMVAPNYAKKRSQFAKNSKLGKK from the coding sequence ATGGGACTTAAACCGGAAAAATCGGCTGAGATAGATCCTGGTGATGTCTTGCGACTATCGACTGAGATTGTTTCGTCGTATGTATCGAAAAATCAGGTCGCTCGTGAGGACCTAAAAGATCTTATTCTGAATGTCGTACAGGCTCTTACAAGCGTGGCTGGCGGTTCCACTGTTGATGTTAGGTCTACGCAGCCCCCACCTGTTTCGATTCGGAAATCAGTAACTCCCGATTACATCATTTGCCTGGAGGACGGGAAAAAGCTGAAAATGTTGAAACGCCATTTAAGAACCTATTTTAATCTAACGCCGGAAGCCTACCGAGCAAAATGGGGGTTATCACCCGATTACCCAATGGTCGCCCCCAACTACGCCAAGAAGCGATCTCAATTCGCTAAAAATTCTAAGTTGGGTAAAAAATAA
- a CDS encoding serine hydroxymethyltransferase — protein sequence MTVAKIEYPTEHHNGFFEASLSQADPELAAAVGKELGRQQDQIELIASENIVSRAVLEAQGTVLTNKYAEGYPGRRYYGGCKFVDIAEEIAIDRAKKLFCCEYANVQPHSGAQANGAAMMAVVKPGDTIMGMSLAAGGHLTHGAPPAQSGKWFNAVQYGVRRQDGQIDFDEVESIAKEYNPSLIIAGGSAYPRVIEFARFRKIADEVGAMLLVDMAHFAGLVAAGVHPSPVPIADITTTTTHKTLRGPRGGMVLTNDEGLAKKINSAVFPGLQGGPLMHVIAAKAVALGEALTPEFKTYAANVAENAKVLAGTLLEKGFDIVSGGTDTHLMLVDLRPKGLTGRDAEQSLERASMTCNKNGIPFDPEKPMVTSGIRLGTPAATTRGFGPAEFQRVGELISEVLDGLADNPEDNSAAENAAKAKVAELCSSFPIYQDL from the coding sequence ATGACTGTGGCGAAGATTGAGTACCCGACCGAACATCACAATGGTTTTTTTGAAGCATCCCTAAGCCAAGCTGATCCAGAATTAGCCGCTGCGGTGGGCAAAGAACTCGGTCGCCAGCAAGACCAGATCGAACTCATCGCGTCTGAAAACATCGTATCCAGGGCTGTGTTGGAAGCTCAAGGAACAGTGCTGACCAATAAATACGCCGAAGGGTACCCTGGTCGGCGTTATTATGGCGGCTGCAAATTCGTTGATATCGCAGAAGAAATTGCTATTGACCGGGCAAAAAAGCTGTTCTGTTGTGAGTACGCAAACGTTCAGCCCCATTCAGGCGCTCAAGCCAATGGTGCCGCCATGATGGCGGTGGTGAAGCCTGGTGATACGATCATGGGGATGTCCCTCGCGGCTGGTGGACATTTGACCCACGGCGCGCCGCCGGCTCAGTCTGGCAAGTGGTTTAATGCGGTTCAGTACGGGGTCCGTCGGCAAGATGGCCAGATAGATTTCGACGAAGTTGAAAGCATTGCTAAGGAATATAATCCATCGCTGATCATCGCCGGTGGGTCGGCTTATCCAAGAGTTATTGAATTTGCTCGTTTCCGCAAAATTGCCGATGAGGTCGGCGCGATGCTTCTCGTCGACATGGCGCATTTCGCCGGACTTGTCGCTGCTGGCGTTCATCCATCACCTGTCCCCATTGCCGACATCACAACGACAACAACCCACAAAACCTTGCGCGGTCCGCGGGGTGGCATGGTGCTTACAAATGATGAGGGGCTGGCCAAGAAAATAAATTCAGCGGTATTTCCGGGGCTTCAGGGTGGGCCATTGATGCATGTCATCGCTGCCAAGGCTGTGGCGTTAGGCGAAGCACTAACTCCTGAATTTAAAACGTACGCCGCAAACGTTGCTGAAAACGCAAAGGTTCTGGCTGGAACGTTACTTGAAAAAGGCTTTGATATCGTTTCAGGCGGAACCGATACCCACTTGATGCTGGTCGATCTTCGGCCTAAGGGCCTGACCGGACGGGACGCGGAACAGAGCCTCGAACGGGCGTCCATGACATGCAACAAAAACGGCATTCCATTTGACCCGGAAAAACCAATGGTGACGTCAGGCATTCGTCTCGGCACACCAGCGGCGACCACCCGAGGTTTCGGGCCTGCTGAATTCCAACGGGTCGGGGAACTGATTTCTGAGGTGTTAGATGGATTGGCGGATAATCCTGAAGATAATTCTGCGGCTGAGAATGCTGCGAAGGCTAAGGTTGCGGAACTCTGTAGTTCCTTTCCTATTTATCAAGATTTATGA
- the rpiB gene encoding ribose 5-phosphate isomerase B, with amino-acid sequence MPTETIAIACDHGGYELKLLLRGTLEDKGYQVLDLGTDGPESVDYPDFGFKLAEAIRDGKVSKGVLICGSGIGISISANRYTDVRAALVHDALGAKLSRQHNDANVICFGGRMIGPELALDCLNIFLSTEFEGGRHARRVDKLSNPS; translated from the coding sequence ATGCCAACCGAAACAATTGCCATTGCGTGTGATCACGGGGGATACGAGCTGAAATTGTTGTTACGGGGTACCCTTGAAGATAAAGGGTACCAAGTGCTCGACCTTGGTACCGATGGACCGGAGTCCGTCGACTATCCTGATTTCGGGTTTAAACTCGCTGAAGCCATTCGGGATGGAAAAGTTTCAAAGGGCGTGTTGATTTGCGGCAGCGGGATTGGCATCAGCATTTCGGCCAATCGCTATACTGATGTGCGTGCAGCGCTTGTTCATGATGCGTTGGGGGCAAAGCTCAGTCGGCAGCATAACGATGCCAATGTTATTTGTTTTGGCGGACGCATGATCGGGCCAGAGCTGGCGCTCGATTGTTTAAACATTTTTCTTTCCACCGAATTCGAAGGCGGACGTCATGCGCGCCGTGTCGATAAGCTATCAAATCCCAGTTAA
- the hemB gene encoding porphobilinogen synthase produces MRRNRQYDWSRRMTTENRLSADDLILPVFVIEGDNKREAIESLPEVDRVSVDLLVDTAARAADEGIPALALFPYIDEEIKTPDAQEAYNPENLVCRAIRAINDADLDIGIICDVALDPFNSDGHDGIVEDGIILNDETIEVLCKQALVQADAGCHIIAPSDMMDGRIGAIRKALDDAGHDRVSIMSYSAKYSSGFYDPFRDAVGSKGLLKGDKKTYQMSHANSDEALRETAMDIQEGADMVMVKPGLPYLDVLYRIKQTFGMPTYVYNISGEYAMLRAASGNGWLDYDKTVMEVLTAFKRAGADGILTYSAFDAARLMSEI; encoded by the coding sequence ATGAGGCGGAACCGCCAATATGACTGGTCTCGGCGGATGACGACAGAAAATCGTCTGAGTGCTGATGATTTGATATTGCCCGTGTTCGTAATTGAAGGCGATAACAAGCGTGAAGCCATCGAGTCATTGCCGGAAGTGGACCGGGTATCGGTCGACTTGCTCGTGGATACAGCCGCACGTGCCGCAGATGAGGGTATCCCTGCCCTGGCGCTGTTTCCTTACATAGACGAAGAAATAAAAACACCCGATGCCCAAGAAGCTTATAACCCAGAAAATCTTGTGTGCCGTGCGATCAGGGCAATCAACGACGCAGACCTGGATATTGGTATAATCTGCGATGTGGCCCTGGACCCGTTCAACAGCGATGGTCATGACGGGATTGTTGAAGACGGTATTATCCTGAATGACGAAACGATTGAGGTGTTGTGTAAGCAAGCCCTTGTTCAGGCAGATGCCGGATGTCACATCATCGCCCCTTCCGACATGATGGATGGTCGCATTGGTGCGATCAGGAAGGCTCTCGATGATGCGGGACATGATCGAGTATCGATCATGTCATACTCAGCCAAGTATTCATCTGGATTCTACGATCCATTCCGCGACGCTGTTGGATCCAAGGGTTTGCTCAAAGGTGACAAAAAAACCTATCAGATGAGCCACGCGAATTCTGATGAGGCACTGCGCGAAACGGCAATGGATATTCAAGAAGGGGCTGACATGGTGATGGTCAAGCCGGGCCTGCCGTATCTCGATGTCCTATACCGAATTAAACAAACATTCGGCATGCCGACCTATGTTTATAACATCAGTGGCGAGTACGCGATGCTGCGCGCGGCCTCGGGCAATGGCTGGTTGGATTACGACAAAACGGTGATGGAGGTCCTGACAGCGTTCAAACGCGCAGGTGCCGATGGCATCTTAACCTATAGCGCATTTGATGCTGCAAGACTTATGTCAGAAATTTAA